In the genome of Paramormyrops kingsleyae isolate MSU_618 chromosome 5, PKINGS_0.4, whole genome shotgun sequence, the window CACCATGTCCACTCCCACCTCTGTTCCTGCACTTATATTGTAAGGCATAGGGGTGTGAGGGCTGTTTTGCTCATACCATAACCTTAGATTTTGGCTAAAGTAATCATTAAAGACCTCACACCCACATGGAACAAATAAGATGGTTGAACTTACAGTAAtccacaataaaataaaatgactttacACTACTGTAAATATTATGGTGGGATATAGTTTTAGGGGAGGAAATCAGGGGTGGGTAGTGTGCCGTTCATAATAAGGAGATGGCACAGTCTTCTGCTTCCATGGTTACAGGATGACACAAGGTGGACGGCTCTTGGTGATCTTTTCCACTGGCTTTCCCTCCTGTGCTTTCTGGAGAGCATCCATTATCTAATACAagagtaagtaagtaagtaaataaataaataaataaataaatagatagataaatagataaaatGCATTCCAACCATATTCACTAATTCACTAATTGTCGCAgccaccaaaaaataaaaagactcACATCATCTTCGTATGGGAAACCGCCGGTTTCCATCTTCGAGAAGATCAGCTGTCCATTGACCTCGATCTCGAAGCTACCTGAGAAAAGCAGCAGACATCGCTCAGCTGCGGCCGCTGAGACGGCGAGTGACGGCTTTAAGGCATTCCCGGTGTCTCCCCTTACCCTGTCTCCCCACGGAGCCAGACACCTCCGCATCAGGGAACTCGGCGATGACGACCCGCGCAAGCTCCTGATAGCGGGGCTCGTATCCTCATCCTCCACTGGAAAAGATGAAGAGGCGGAAGGAGGACTGGGGTGAGACCATCAAACTGAAGCCACGCAGCACGGCGCTATGCGATGGCAAAGCGAGGGATTCACTGCGAACCGTACCGCTCACACGCTATCAACCAGTGCAAATACTAACTACACACACGCTAAAACAAGGTCCCCCTAAACACAG includes:
- the LOC111833197 gene encoding migration and invasion enhancer 1-like; its protein translation is MGVKVQVEYCGGUGYEPRYQELARVVIAEFPDAEVSGSVGRQGSFEIEVNGQLIFSKMETGGFPYEDDIMDALQKAQEGKPVEKITKSRPPCVIL